The Vibrio rhizosphaerae genome contains the following window.
ATTCATAGCAGCCCGGGCAATAACTAAAGCATCTGCCAGTGGAAAGTCAAAAATCAGCGAACCAATCAACCAAGCCAAATGTTGAACCATCAATGATTGTTGGGAGTCTTCAGCCCGGTCCGTCTCTAAATCTAAAATATCCGTCACTAACTCGCTGGAAGTCGCTAGATCAGTGGAAAATGTGGCAGAAGAAAGCGAATAAACGTTGCTCCCTACCCGCCATAATTCCGAATGTGGCGCATCTGACTGTGGTGAAAACGCGACAACAATATGAGCAGTCATTCCCGCTTTTACTTTTGTCTGTTGTTCACCTTGCTGAACCTGCAGATGATTAGCATCATATGTGAGCTCACAACCTTGGATTTGCTCACAATAGCGGACGTGATAGTGTTGCTGAATAAGATCGTGTTGCTGAATAACCTGTTGCCGGGCAGATATCATGATTTGCTGCGGCTCATCAGTCATCAGCAGTACACCATGATTACTCAGCTCACCGTGTGCGAAACGACTTCCCTTTAAACGATTTAAACGATCGGTTCTGAAACGACCTTGCTCCAAATGAATGCACAAGCCATGACGATATGGATCAGCATCAAACTGTAAATGATGATCTGGCTTGGCCAGCCCTGCGGCTTGTGCCAGCTTCAACACACGGTGAAGATTAACCTTCACCGATGTGAGTTGTTCGGCCAAACAAGAGACTCCTGAGATAGTTATCCCAATCATACTACTCCTCCTGATCAGCAGACTGAGCAAGGCGATAAAGTGCTGAACCCTGAGCTTTAAACTCCTGAGATTTCTGTTTCATACCGGCCAGTCGCTCGCGATCTGAGGGGTCGTCTAGCATCTGAATAGGGACATCTTGCTCTTGGGCCGGATGTTCATTTTGCTGAGCTTTGGCATAGTCGCGGACTTCCTGAGAGATCTTCATCGAACAGAACTTAGGACCACACATTGAACAAAAATGAGCGACCTTTCCCGATTCCTGAGGCAATGTCTGATCATGGAAAGCACGAGCAGTCACCGGATCTAGCGACAGATTAAACTGGTCTTCCCAGCGGAATTCGAACCGGGCTTTTGACAGAGCATTGTCTCGAATCTGTGCACCGGGATGCCCTTTCGCTAAATCCGCTGCATGAGCGGCAATTTTGTAGGTGATTAATCCGGTTTTTACATCGTCTTTATTAGGTAATCCGAGATGCTCTTTCGGGGTGACATAACAGAGCATAGCGCAACCGTACCAACCAATCATGGCGGCACCAATCCCCGACGTAATATGGTCATATCCCGGTGCAATATCAGTCGTCAGCGGGCCTAACGTATAGAATGGAGCTTCCGAACAGTGGCGCAACTGTTCTTCCATATTCTCTTTAACTAAGTGCATCGGTACATGTCCGGGGCCTTCAATCATCACCTGAACATCATAATCCCATGCAATTTTAGTCAGTTCTCCCAATGTTCTGAGTTCAGAGAACTGGGCTTCATCATTCGCATCCGCCACCGAACCGGGCCGAAGCCCATCACCTAACGAAAGCGAAACATCATACTGAGCGCAGATTTCACAAATATCCCGGAAATGGGTATAGAGAAAGTTTTCTTCATGATGGGCCAGACACCACTTGGCAATGATAGAACCACCGCGAGAGACAATTCCTGTCACTCGTTTCGCAGTCATCGGCACATAACGCAGCAAGACGCCGGCATGAATGGTGAAGTAATCAACGCCTTGTTCTGCTTGTTCAATCAATGTATCTCGCATCACTTCCCAAGTCAGATTCTCGGCAACACCGTTTACTTTTTCCAGTGCTTGATACATTGGAACCGTACCGATCGGAACCGGACTATTACGCAGAATCCATTCCCTTGTCTCATGAATATTACGTCCGGTTGACAGGTCCATCACCGTGTCAGCCCCCCAACGCGTAGACCAGACAAGTTTCTCGACTTCTTCTTCAATCGATGATGTGACCGAAGAATTACCAATATTGGCATTCACTTTGACCAGAAAATTACGCCCGATAATCATCGGTTCAGATTCAGGGTGATTGATATTGGCAGGAATAATCGCCCGCCCTTCTGCAACTTCACGTCGGACAAATTCAGCACTGATCGCCTCAGGTAAATGCGCACCGAAGCTCTCTCCCGGATGCTGTAAATTCAACTGTTCATCGCGATACTGCTGCCGCTGCATGTTCTCACGAATCGCAATAAACTCCATTTCAGGTGTTATGATTCCGCGACGGGCATAATGGAGCTGAGTCACACAATGGCCGGACAATGCCTTACGAATACGTGGTAGATGACCATAGCGCAACGTATCCAGCGTATGATCCGCCAGACGCTCACGCGCATAATGAGAGGTCATTTGATCAATGACTTGTGTATCAGACCGCGCTTCTATCCAATGCTGTCTTAACGGAGGCAACCCCTGATAAACATCAACGGTATATTCAGGATCGGTGTACACCCCAGATGTATCATAAACATGGATCGCTTCGTTGGGCTCATAGCGTGGGCCATCATTGGATTGTCCGACCAGACTATCGGCCAGTTGAATCGCTCGCATCGGTACCCGGATATCGGTCCGGGATCCCTGTACATAGACTTTGGTTGAATTGGGGTAAGGTGTTGACTGGATGTTTTCAATAAACTGTTTAGCTTCCAGTCTGGATTGTTTACGGCTCGACATGCATTTTTCTCCAGTAAATGGTTAAGAAAGAAATGCTTGACGGAAGGATGCAGAGACAAGAGGTGAAAATCGATTGTCGTATGATCAAGAAAACGACATACAGACAGATTTTCGGACAATAGAGAGGCTGTGATGAAATGAAATATAGCCTGAATATTCTCTCTTGTTCCCTTCGCAGGTATTAACCTGATCAGGTTCAACGGATCCCGAATGAACGGTCTCAGCCTTTTGGCACTCCGACAAGTAAAAACATTATAGAGAATGGCTTTTATTAAACAAAGTAAAAAAACGATTTAACTCTTCGTGAGCAGTTGAAACCCAACCCACGCCGCAGAAATACTCAAAACCACATTCAACAAAATATTCAGGCCAAATTTGAGAAATGCTCCCTGCTGCATTAGCAAGACATTATCCATTGAGAACGTAGAGAAGGTAGTCAAAGCACCTAAGAATCCCAATCCGATAATTTGACGCCATGGCTCAACGGAAATTAGCTGTTCCTGAATTGCGGCAATTAAAAGCCCCATCATCAAGGAGCCTAAAATATTCACTGTCAGCGTTCCATAAGGAAAACCTTTACCAAATAAAAAGGCACAAAGCTCTGAAATTAAATAACGAGAGCAAGCACCAAATGCGCCCCCAAAGGCTATAAAGCCAAGTATAGAGAACTGACTCATCATCATTTCCTCAAAAAAGACCGAGTGACACCCTTTTTACCATTAAAAATAAGAGCACTGGGCCTTAGATAAATTCACACCATAAAAAAGTTACAGGAGTCACTTTATTGCTTTAATCCTGTACTTAACCCGATTTTATATTCATCAATTATCATATAGTTGATACCTAAGTCAGGATCTCAACGCATACAAGTGCCGATATACAATGACTGTCTATACTACACAACTCATTATCTGTGATTTGAGGGAGATGAATAAAATGATGGTACTGTGTGAGATGAAGAAGATCAAAAATATAAATCCGCTCCGAACATCAGAGTGACATGTCACTGAGGAATCAACTCAGTTAATTTATATCGAAGTCGATTCCTCAATTCCAAGCAAGACAGACACCGGTCTTTCGTCGTATCGGTGTTGCTCTTGCGATTCAACACCGATCCAATTCATTATTCAGCCTGACCCAGAACCAGCTGATCACCATCCCAGACAACCGGCTTCATTCGGGTATGGCGGTTCGGGTCCCACAACGGGTCACCGTCAATCTCTGTATAATCACGGGCATGATAAACCAAAATATCATGCCCCTGCTCATCTTTGGTAAAACAGCTGTGTCCTGGCCCGAAAACATGCTTGTCCGCATTGGTGACAAACACTGGGTTTGGCGATTTGTGCCAACTGGCCGGGTCAAGTAAATCCGCATTTTCATCAGCTTGTAAAAGTCCCATACAATAGCGCTCATCGGTAGCACTGGCGGAATAGGTCAACCAGACTTTCCCATGACGAATCAAAATGTACGGACCTTCATTCACCATAAAGCCCTGAACCTCCCAGTCAAACTCAGGGATCGACAGACGACTGGCCGGTAACTTTAATGTTGTCGGTGACAGCATTTCAGCAATATATAAATTAGAATTGCCAGCAATGGTCGGTTCCTTTTGTGCCCAGACATAATACCGCGTCCCACGATGTGCAAACGTTGTCGCATCCAGACAAAATGAATCGATGCCAGAATCGATCGGTCCACAAAACGTCCACGGCTCCGTCAGCGGGTTCTCTCCATGACAACCAATGGCATACATCCGGTGCTGAAATAAGCCATCCTTAATTTCCCTGCTGGGTGCCGCAGCAAAGTAAATGTACCAACTGCCGTCAATCGCGTGGATCTCCGGTGCCCAGATTAACTCGGAGTAAGGACCATGATCAGGCTTATGCCAAACCGTCACGATTTCATGCGTTTCTGCCAGCCCGGCAAGTGTTTTTGCCCTTCTCAGCTCGATACGGTCATACTCAGGAACCGATGCTGTGAAATAATAGTATCCATCATGATGAAGGTAGACATGAGGATCGGCTCGCTGCTCAATCACTGGGTTTTTTATCTTCAATGCCATGATTGATTACCTCACTTTGCCGCAACTGATTTTACCGGAACAGATAAAGGTGCCTGCTCTGCTATACCACCGATACCATCACCCATTTCCGGTACCTCTTTCCCGTGATGAATCATGGCGTTGTAATAGTTGTCAGTCACTTTATATTTAAACATCAAAAGCCCCATAATCAGATGAAAAATACCGGGAATCAGCGTCAGCATTAATGCGATGCCGGTCAATGAAAAATCTGACTGCGCCTGATTCGGTACATAATCGAAGAAGGTCAGTAGCCATCCGACAATTGCTCCGGCAATTCCCATCCCAAACTTTTGACAGAATGAAATACCGCCAAACGATAAACCAGAGACTCGCTGACCCTGTTTAAATTCACCATAATCAACTACTTCAGCAATGGCTGACCAGAATATCGGTGCATGTAAATCAACAATGAAAGACAGCAGAAAATAGAGAATAAAAGCGAGGGCCATATCAGATGGTCCGACAGAGAAATAGAGCACAGCACTCAGTAGCATCACGGCGATTTGGCTATAACGAAATAATTTAATCTTGCAGTAGTATTTGGTTATCCAAGTTGATGCAACCATGGCCAGAATTGCAGCGACAACGCCTGTCGCAAGAAAAGCTGAGATCGTCGCAGCATCACCTCCGAGGTAATACTTGGCATAATAAGCAGCAACCGATCCTCGCACCGTATAGCCAACCGTCCCCGTGATACAAACCAAACATAAAATCACCCACTGATCATTGTGGATCAGTGATTTCAGTTGTTGGGTAAATGGCTTGTTCTCGATGACATAATCAATTCGTTCTGTCGTGGTGAAATAGCAGAATAAGAACAGTAATGTCCCCATGAAAGCCATCAGTCCCATCGCATACTGATAACCCAATTGAATATTGTCACTGCCCCACTTTTCAGACAGTAAAGGCACAATGATCGTCACCAGAAACGCGGCAATTTTGGCAAAGAATAACCGATATCCATTTGCCGATAGCTTTTCTTTCGGATCATCAGTCAGCACACTAATTAAGGAAATATATGGGATCGTGACAGCGGTAAACATCACGGTGACCAAAATATAGGTCGCATAGGCATAGGCTAATTTCCCGTTGTAAGCCAAATCTGGCGTACTAAAGGTCAAGAACACCGAAATACCAAAGGGAATCGATAAAAACAGCATATAAGGGCGATAGCGGCCCCAACGGGTATTTACTTTATCCGTTATCATACCCATGATTGGATCCGTCACAGCATCAATCAGACGAACCACAATGAATAACATCGCCAGATCGCTGGCTTTAATGCCGAAGATATCGGTATAGAAAAATGTGATAATCAGCATCATCGATGAAATCACCACATTGACCGCCATATCTCCTGAGCCAAATCCAACTTTCTCAAGTACAGAGAGTTTGAATCGATACATAGTCACTGACCTCGTTCAGATAGAAATAAAATTAGGTATCTTCGTCATTTCGACCCCAAATTATTATCTGAACCATTAATGCTATCAGCTGCATAATATGCAAATTCTATAACTCAGCGGATATGTCCATCGATATAGCTATTCTTACTAAAACGAATGTTTTTATATCATTATTGTTGGTTGAGAGCGTGGGTTTACCTGAAATAACAATCCAACCCCCTGACTGTTATTCCTCTGATTTCAATCGCATACAAACAACCCAACGCAAAAAAACCTTATTCGTATAACTAAGACTTCAGAGCAAGAGCAATCATTACTGAATACAATAAAAGAAACTCATTCCGCCGCCAGAAACGAAAAAACCCCAGCATTACTGCTGAGGTCTTAAACAAGTGGCCATTGCTAAACGGATAAACGGACGGGACTCGAACCCGCGATGGCCTCACGGCAGCGTGACAGACCGCCGCTTTTAAAAACAAAGCCAACCCACTGAACGACCGTGCCACCTGACCGGTCAATCACAATGATATATCTCATCGCCAGATACGAAAAAAACCCAGCATTACTGCTGAGGTCTTAAACAAGTGGCCATTGCTAAACGGATAAACGGACGGGACTCGAACCCACGATGGCCTCACGGCAGCGTGGCAGACCGCCGCTTTTAAAAAAACAAAACCACTCACTGAACGACCGTGCCACCTGACCGGCCAATCACAATAATGATATATCTCACCGCCAGATACAAAAAAACCCCAGCATTACTGCTGAGGTCTTAAAACAAGTGGCGGAGCGGACGGGACTCGAACCCGCGACCCCCGGCGTGACAGGCCGGTATTCTAACCAACTGAACTACCGCTCCACTGAGGTATTTCTCTCTAAATAAAGTCTTACCAATAACCGCTTTATTTAGAAGTTTGTCGCTGTGCGATGAGGATTTTGAAGCGAGACGCGCAGTGTGCAAACGCACATGAGCATCGCAGCTATCAAAAGCATCAAGCTTCAGTAGACAAACTGCAAATAAAGCCTGGCGATGTCCTACTCTCACATGGGGAGACCCCACACTACCATCGGCGCTGTTTCGTTTCACGACTGAGTTCGGCATGGAATCAGGTGGGTCCAAAACGCTATGGTCGCCAAGCAAATTCTTTAATTCGGAAAGCCGTCTTTCTGTTCTCTACACAATCAATCGTTCTTATTGAGCCACAAAACCCCTTCGGTGTTGTATGGTTAAGTCTCACGGGCAATTAGTACAGGTTAGCTCAACGCCTCACAGCGCTTACACACCCTGCCTATCAACGTTCTAGTCTCGAACAACCCTTCAGGACGCTTGAAGCGCCAGGGAGAACTCATCTCAAGGCTCGCTTCCCGCTTAGATGCTTTCAGCGGTTATCGATTCCGAACTTAGCTACCGGGCAATGCGATTGGCATCACAACCCGAACACCAGAGGTTCGTCCACTCCGGTCCTCTCGTACTAGGAGCAGCCCCTTTCAATTCTCCAACGCCCACGGCAGATAGGGACCGAACTGTCTCACGACGTTCTAAACCCAGCTCGCGTACCACTTTAAATGGCGAACAGCCATACCCTTGGGACCGACTTCAGCCCCAGGATGTGATGAGCCGACATCGAGGTGCCAAACACCGCCGTCGATATGAACTCTTGGGCGGTATCAGCCTGTTATCCCCGGAGTACCTTTTATCCGTTGAGCGATGGCCCTTCCATTCAGAACCACCGGATCACTATGACCTGCTTTCGCACCTGCTCGAGCCGTCACTCTCGCAGTTAAGCGGGCTTATGCCATTGCACTAACCTCACGATGTCCAACCGTGATTAGCCCACCTTCGTGCTCCTCCGTTACACTTTGGGAGGAGACCGCCCCAGTCAAACTACCCACCAGGCACTGTCCTCACCCCAGATAATGGGGCCAAGTTAGAACATCAAACATACAAGGGTGGTATTTCAAGGTCGGCTCCACAATCACTAGCGTGACTGCTTCAAAGCCTCCCACCTATCCTACACATGTAGGCTCAATGTTCAGTGCCAAGCTGTAGTAAAGGTTCACGGGGTCTTTCCGTCTAGCCGCGGGTACACTGCATCTTCACAGCGATTTCAATTTCACTGAGTCTCGGGTGGAGACAGCGTGGCCATCATTACGCCATTCGTGCAGGTCGGAACTTACCCGACAAGGAATTTCGCTACCTTAGGACCGTTATAGTTACGGCCGCCGTTTACCGGGGCTTCGATCAAGAGCTTCGCCTAAGCTAACCCCATCAATTAACCTTCCGGCACCGGGCAGGCGTCACACCGTATACGTCATCTTACGATTTTGCACAGTGCTGTGTTTTTAATAAACAGTTGCAGCCACCTGGTATCTGCGACTCTCATCAGCTCCATCCGCAAGGGACTTCACCAGCAAGAGCGTACCTTCTCCCGAAGTTACGGTACCATTTTGCCTAGTTCCTTCACCCGAGTTCTCTCAAGCGCCTTGGTATTCTCTACCCGACCACCTGTGTCGGTTTGGGGTACGATTTCTTGTGAACTGAAGCTTAGAGGCTTTTCCCGGAAGCATGGCATCAATGACTTCATCACCTTGGTGACTCGACATCGTGTCTCAGCCTATCGTAGAGCCGGATTTGCCTAACTCTACAGCCTACGCACTTGAACCTGGACGACCGTCGCCAGGCCCACCTAGCCTTCTCCGTCCCCCCATCGCATTCACAACAAGTACGGGAATATTAACCCGTTTCCCATCGACTACGCCTTTCGGCCTCGCCTTAGGGGTCGACTCACCCTGCCCCGATTAACGTTGGACAGGAACCCTTGGTCTTCCGGCGAGGGGGTTTTTCACCCCCTTTGTCGTTACTCATGTCAGCATTCGCACTTCTGATACCTCCAGCAGACTTTACAATCCACCTTCAACGGCTTACAGAACGCTCCCCTACCCAATATACAAAAGTACATTGCCGCAGCTTCGGTTTACAGCTTAGCCCCGTTACATCTTCCGCGCAGGCCGACTCGACTAGTGAGCTATTACGCTTTCTTTAAATGATGGCTGCTTCTAAGCCAACATCCTAGCTGTCTGAGCCTTCCCACATCGTTTCCCACTTAGCTGTAATTTGGGACCTTAGCTGGCGGTCTGGGTTGTTTCCCTCTCCACGACGGACGTTAGCACCCGCCGTGTGTCTCCCGGATAGTACTTACTGGTATTCGGAGTTTGCAAAGGGTTGGTAAGTCGGGATGACCCCCTAGCCTTAACAGTGCTCTACCCCCAGTAGTATTCGTCCGAGGCGCTACCTAAATAGCTTTCGGGGAGAACCAGCTATCTCCGAGTTTGATTGGCCTTTCACCCCTAGCCACAAGTCATCCGCTAATTTTTCAACATTAGTCGGTTCGGTCCTCCAGTTGATGTTACTCAACCTTCAACCTGCCCATGGCTAGATCACTCGGTTTCGGGTCTATATCCAGAGACTAAACGCGCAGTTAACACTCGCTTTCGCTACGGCTCCCCTAATCGGTTAACCTTGCCACTGAATATAAGTCGCTGACCCATTATACAAAAGGTACGCAGTCACCCCACAAAGGAGGCTCCTACTGCTTGTACGTACACGGTTTCAGGTTCTATTTCACTCCCCTCACAGGGGTTCTTTTCGCCTTTCCCTCACGGTACTGGTTCACTATCGGTCAGTCAGGAGTATTTAGCCTTGGAGGATGGTCCCCCCATCTTCAGACAGGATATCACGTGTCCCGCCTTACTCGTTTTCACTCTCATAACGCCTTCGGTTACGGGGCTATCACCCTCTATTGCGTGCCTTTCCAGACACTTCACCTAACGTTATCAAAGCTTAAGGGCTAGTCCGATTTCGCTCGCCGCTACTTTCGGAATCTCGGTTGATTTCTTTTCCTCGGGGTACTTAGATGTTTCAGTTCTCCCGGTTCGCCTCATTAACCTATGAATTCAGTTAATGATAACTGCTGCTGCAGTTGGGTTTCCCCATTCGGAAATCGCAGACTCAAGTGGCTCTTACTGCCTCATCTGCGCTTATCGCAAGTTAGTACGTCCTTCATCGCCTCTGACTGCCAAGGCATCCACCGTGTACGCTTAATTACTTAACCATACAACCCGAAGAAGTCTTTTTTGCTTGGTCTTTTTCCCTGAATACGGCGTTAGCATCGAAGGCTGCTTGGTTGCTATCAGACGATAGCGCCCTGCGACATCCTTCTTGCTGCCTTGTCTCAGGCAAAAATCCTCAGCGCAAAAACCTAAGGGTTGATATCATCAACTAATTAGGTGTCACACAATATTTTATACATGAGTGTGTGACTTGGTTTTGCCGGACTCAATTTGAATACACAGTTGCCTGTGTATTCCCAAGAACACTTGATTGTGTTGGTCTTTCTCTTTCGAGAAAGTATTGAGAACTTTTACAAATAATTATCTGTTTCCAAAGAAACAAACATTATTTTGTCAGCTTTCCAAATTGTTAAAGAGCAAAATGTACGCTTGAGCATTCAAGCCACACTTTCTAATGACTTTCAGCGCCACAACATCGCACCACATCGGTTAAACCGCTGGTCTGAGTTTGCTGAGCCAAAAATAGTTAGAAAGTGGTGGGCGATACCGGGTTCGAACCAGTGACCCCCTGCTTGTAAGGCAGGTGCTCTCCCAACTGAGCTAATCGCCCACTTTCAGGCGTCCCTCAAAAGAGGAAAATGGTGGGTCGTACAGGATTCGAACCTGTGACCAATTGGTTAAAAGCCAACTGCTCTACCAGCTGAGCTAACGACCCGGACTTCTCAAAAGAAGTGGTATCCCGTAGGGGAGTCGAACCCCTGTTACCGCCGTGAAAGGGCGGTGTCCTAGGCCTCTAGACGAACGGGACATTGTCTTGCTTAATGACCTTTCATCCGAAAAATCACATCGCAACGCGCTCTGTTATAAACCAAATCAATCTGTGTGGACACTCATCCAAAATATCTTTACGTAAGGAGGTGATCCAGCGCCAGGTTCCCCTAGCGCTACCTTGTTACGACTTCACCCCAGTCATGAACCACAAAGTGGCAAGCGTCCTCCCGAAGGTTAAACTACCTGCTTCTTTTGCAGCCCACTCCCATGGTGTGACGGGCGGTGTGTACAAGGCCCGGGAACGTATTCACCGTAGCATTCTGATCTACGATTACTAGCGATTCCGACTTCATGGAGTCGAGTTGCAGACTCCAATCCGGACTACGACATACTTTTTGGGATTCGCACACTCTCGCAAGTTAGCCGCCCTCTGTATATGCCATTGTAGCACGTGTGTAGCCCTACTCGTAAGGGCCATGATGACTTGACGTCGTCCCCACCTTCCTCCGGTTTATCACCGGCAGTCTCCCTGAAGTTCCCACCCGAAGTGCTGGCAATCAAGGATAAGGGTTGCGCTCGTTGCGGGACTTAACCCAACATTTCACAACACGAGCTGACGACAGCCATGCAGCACCTGTCTCAGAGCTCCCGAAGGCACACCAGAATCTCTTCCGGCTTCTCTGGATGTCAAGAGTAGGTAAGGTTCTTCGCGTTGCATCGAATTAAACCACATGCTCCACCGCTTGTGCGGGCCCCCGTCAATTCATTTGAGTTTTAATCTTGCGACCGTACTCCCCAGGCGGTCTACTTAACGCGTTAGCTCCGAAAGCCACGACTCTAGGTCACAACCTCCAAGTAGACATCGTTTACGGCGTGGACTACCAGGGTATCTAATCCTGTTTGCTCCCCACGCTTTCGCATCTGAGTGTCAGTATCTGTCCAGGGGGCCGCCTTCGCCACCGGTATTCCTTCAGATCTCTACGCATTTCACCGCTACACCTGAAATTCTACCCCCCTCTACAGTACTCTAGCCTGCCAGTTTCAAATGCAACTCCGGGGTTAAGCCCCGGGCTTTCACATCTGACTTAACAGACCACCTGCATGCGCTTTACGCCCAGTAATTCCGATTAACGCTCGCACCCTCCGTATTACCGCGGCTGCTGGCACGGAGTTAGCCGGTGCTTCTTCTGCAGCTAACGTCAAAATGCAGCTCTGTTAAAACTACATCCTTCCTCACTGCTGAAAGTACTTTACAACCCGAAGGCCTTCTTCATACACGCGGCATGGCTGCATCAGGCTTGCGCCCATTGTGCAATATTCCCCACTGCTGCCTCCCGTAGGAGTCTGGACCGTGTCTCAGTTCCAGTGTGGCTGATCATCCTCTCAGACCAGCTAGGGATCGTCGCCTTGGTGAGCCATTACCCCACCAACTAGCTAATCCCACCTGGGCATATCCTGACGCGAGAGGCCCGAAGGTCCCCCTCTTTGGTCCGTAGACATCATGCGGTATTAGCCATCGTTTCCAATGGTTATCCCCCACATCAGGGCAATTTCCCAGGCTTTACTCAC
Protein-coding sequences here:
- the thiC gene encoding phosphomethylpyrimidine synthase ThiC; protein product: MSSRKQSRLEAKQFIENIQSTPYPNSTKVYVQGSRTDIRVPMRAIQLADSLVGQSNDGPRYEPNEAIHVYDTSGVYTDPEYTVDVYQGLPPLRQHWIEARSDTQVIDQMTSHYARERLADHTLDTLRYGHLPRIRKALSGHCVTQLHYARRGIITPEMEFIAIRENMQRQQYRDEQLNLQHPGESFGAHLPEAISAEFVRREVAEGRAIIPANINHPESEPMIIGRNFLVKVNANIGNSSVTSSIEEEVEKLVWSTRWGADTVMDLSTGRNIHETREWILRNSPVPIGTVPMYQALEKVNGVAENLTWEVMRDTLIEQAEQGVDYFTIHAGVLLRYVPMTAKRVTGIVSRGGSIIAKWCLAHHEENFLYTHFRDICEICAQYDVSLSLGDGLRPGSVADANDEAQFSELRTLGELTKIAWDYDVQVMIEGPGHVPMHLVKENMEEQLRHCSEAPFYTLGPLTTDIAPGYDHITSGIGAAMIGWYGCAMLCYVTPKEHLGLPNKDDVKTGLITYKIAAHAADLAKGHPGAQIRDNALSKARFEFRWEDQFNLSLDPVTARAFHDQTLPQESGKVAHFCSMCGPKFCSMKISQEVRDYAKAQQNEHPAQEQDVPIQMLDDPSDRERLAGMKQKSQEFKAQGSALYRLAQSADQEE
- the crcB gene encoding fluoride efflux transporter CrcB, which encodes MSQFSILGFIAFGGAFGACSRYLISELCAFLFGKGFPYGTLTVNILGSLMMGLLIAAIQEQLISVEPWRQIIGLGFLGALTTFSTFSMDNVLLMQQGAFLKFGLNILLNVVLSISAAWVGFQLLTKS
- a CDS encoding glycoside hydrolase family 43 protein — translated: MALKIKNPVIEQRADPHVYLHHDGYYYFTASVPEYDRIELRRAKTLAGLAETHEIVTVWHKPDHGPYSELIWAPEIHAIDGSWYIYFAAAPSREIKDGLFQHRMYAIGCHGENPLTEPWTFCGPIDSGIDSFCLDATTFAHRGTRYYVWAQKEPTIAGNSNLYIAEMLSPTTLKLPASRLSIPEFDWEVQGFMVNEGPYILIRHGKVWLTYSASATDERYCMGLLQADENADLLDPASWHKSPNPVFVTNADKHVFGPGHSCFTKDEQGHDILVYHARDYTEIDGDPLWDPNRHTRMKPVVWDGDQLVLGQAE
- a CDS encoding MFS transporter, producing the protein MYRFKLSVLEKVGFGSGDMAVNVVISSMMLIITFFYTDIFGIKASDLAMLFIVVRLIDAVTDPIMGMITDKVNTRWGRYRPYMLFLSIPFGISVFLTFSTPDLAYNGKLAYAYATYILVTVMFTAVTIPYISLISVLTDDPKEKLSANGYRLFFAKIAAFLVTIIVPLLSEKWGSDNIQLGYQYAMGLMAFMGTLLFLFCYFTTTERIDYVIENKPFTQQLKSLIHNDQWVILCLVCITGTVGYTVRGSVAAYYAKYYLGGDAATISAFLATGVVAAILAMVASTWITKYYCKIKLFRYSQIAVMLLSAVLYFSVGPSDMALAFILYFLLSFIVDLHAPIFWSAIAEVVDYGEFKQGQRVSGLSFGGISFCQKFGMGIAGAIVGWLLTFFDYVPNQAQSDFSLTGIALMLTLIPGIFHLIMGLLMFKYKVTDNYYNAMIHHGKEVPEMGDGIGGIAEQAPLSVPVKSVAAK